The following is a genomic window from Lysinibacillus sp. G4S2.
TTCTCGCCGGAAGATGGTCGTGTCTTAGGTTTACAAGGGATGATTAATGAGAAAATTAAAGGGACTGATTTCCCAACTGCTACGGGTAATTATCAAGAAAAGCTTGATGCTGTAACGACAGATACACCCGAAATTTTAGCGAATTTAATAACTGCTGCAGAGTCGAATGACGATGAGGAAACGAATAAGATGCTAGAAGAAGCTCGCAAACGCTCAAAAGGGACACCTGTCTTAGGTATTACAGGAACTGGTGGTGCGGGTAAATCTTCCTTAACGGATGAATTAATTCGTCGTTTCTTAAAAGAATTCCCAGATAAACGGGTAGCGATTCTTTCAGTCGATCCGACAAAGCAAAAAACAGGTGGGGCTTTACTTGGTGACCGAATTCGTATGAATGCGATTTTCAATAATCGAGTATATATGCGTAGTTTAGCAACCCGTGGATCTCGTACAGAGCTTTCTGCTTCTATTGGGGACGTACTAAATGTAGTGAAAGTAGCGGGCTATGATTTAATCATTGTAGAAACAAGTGGTATTGGTCAAGGTGATGCGGAAATTACGAAATATACGGATTTATCCATGTACGTTATGACAAGTGAGTTTGGTGCTCCGACACAGCTTGAAAAAATTGACATGATTGATTTTGCAGATGTGATTGCCATCAATAAATTTGAACGTAAAGGCTCTGAGGATGCGCTACGCCAAGTGCAGAAGCAATACCAACGTTCGCGAGAGCTTTGGGATGAATCAATCGATAATATGCCTGTTTACGGTACGATTGCAAGTCAATTTAATGATAAAGGAACGAATGCTTTATTTGCTGCATTAGTAAATATCATTAATAAGAATACAGGAAGTAACTGGGAAACGGGTTATGAGCAATTTGCGAAAACCCAGAAGCAGGATGTTATTATTCCAAACGATCGTCGTTATTATTTACGAGAAATTACGGATACTGTGCGTGGCTATCACAAAAAATCAGAGCAGCAAGTTGGATTTGCTCGCCGTCTATTCCAATTAGAAGGAGCTATTGCAGCGGTTAAGGAAAAAGCGCCAAATGATGCACTTATCGCATCTCTTACTTCTTTAGTAGAAGGTGTCAGAGATGAATTAACGGCTGAGTCCAAACGTATTTTAGATAATTGGCAAGCTTTAAAAGAAGCGTATGCTGGGGACGAATTTGTAACGAAAGTTCGTGATAAAGAAATTCGTACGATTTTAAAGACAACAAGCCTATCTGGTACAAAAATCCCTAAAGTGGCCTTGCCGAAATTCGTAGATTACGGTGAAATTTTACGTTGGGTTTATAGAGAAAATGTACCTGGCGAATTCCCATTTACTGCAGGGGTATTCCAATTTAAACGTGAAGGTGAAGATCCGAAGCGACAATTTGCTGGTGAGGGTACACCTGAGCGTACAAATAAACGATTCCATTATTTATCAAAGGATGATGATGCAAAACGTTTATCAACAGCATTTGATTCGGTAACGCTATACGGTGAGGATCCAGATTACCGACCAGATATTTATGGTAAGGTTGGAGAATCGGGTGTATCCATTTGTACGCTAGAGGATATGAAAAAGCTTTATGCAGGCTTTGATTTATGTGCACCATCAACTTCAGTATCGATGACAATTAACGGTCCAGCACCGATTATTTTGGCGATGTTCATGAATTCGGCTATTGATCAGCAAGTGAAACTACGTGAGAAAGAACTTAGTCGACCTTTGACAGTTGAAGAATTTATGGAGACACGAGAGAAAACATTACAGGTCGTGCGTGGA
Proteins encoded in this region:
- the icmF gene encoding fused isobutyryl-CoA mutase/GTPase IcmF — protein: MTKVEVYRPKNHVRFVTASSLFDGHDASVNIMRRILQSSGVEVIHLGHNRSVEEVVNAAIQEDAQGIAVSSYQGGHMEYFKYMYDLLREKGAPHIKIYGGGGGVILPREIKELHAYGIAGIFSPEDGRVLGLQGMINEKIKGTDFPTATGNYQEKLDAVTTDTPEILANLITAAESNDDEETNKMLEEARKRSKGTPVLGITGTGGAGKSSLTDELIRRFLKEFPDKRVAILSVDPTKQKTGGALLGDRIRMNAIFNNRVYMRSLATRGSRTELSASIGDVLNVVKVAGYDLIIVETSGIGQGDAEITKYTDLSMYVMTSEFGAPTQLEKIDMIDFADVIAINKFERKGSEDALRQVQKQYQRSRELWDESIDNMPVYGTIASQFNDKGTNALFAALVNIINKNTGSNWETGYEQFAKTQKQDVIIPNDRRYYLREITDTVRGYHKKSEQQVGFARRLFQLEGAIAAVKEKAPNDALIASLTSLVEGVRDELTAESKRILDNWQALKEAYAGDEFVTKVRDKEIRTILKTTSLSGTKIPKVALPKFVDYGEILRWVYRENVPGEFPFTAGVFQFKREGEDPKRQFAGEGTPERTNKRFHYLSKDDDAKRLSTAFDSVTLYGEDPDYRPDIYGKVGESGVSICTLEDMKKLYAGFDLCAPSTSVSMTINGPAPIILAMFMNSAIDQQVKLREKELSRPLTVEEFMETREKTLQVVRGTVQADILKEDQGQNTCIFSTEFALRMMGDIQQYFIDHKVRNYYSVSISGYHIAEAGANPISQLAFTLANGFTYVEYYLSRGMNIDDFAPNLSFFFSNGLDPEYTVIGRVARRIWAVIMRDKYGANERAQKLKYHIQTSGRSLHAQEIDFNDIRTTLQALMALQDNCNSLHTNAYDEAITTPTEESVRRAMAIQMIITKEHGLAKNENPLQGAFIVEELTDLVEEAVLEEFDRINDRGGVLGAMETQYQRGKIQEESMYYEMLKHSGELPIIGVNTYLNPNPPSEDEIDNMEIARASTEEKETQIHNLHAFWKQHESEAEAAIARLQQVAVNNGNIFAELMETVKVASLGQITNALYEVGGQYRRNM